A genomic region of Acidobacteriota bacterium contains the following coding sequences:
- a CDS encoding dienelactone hydrolase family protein produces MKEDIVNSNPTAPTLDRREFLVTSIFAAGIYASAVSPIQAQTKITTDDVGLIVGEVKIPVADGTMPAYRAMPTKGKNFPVVLVIHEIFGVQEWIQDVCRRFAKLGYMAISPALYARQGEIKDLKDSREINRQIYSKIPDTQSMSDLDSAVAWAKNNKGNTKKLSVTGFCWGGRITWLYAAHNPKVRAGGAWYGRVVPTPNSPVNTLQPTTPIDHVKDLKVPVLGLYGGLDKGIPLDGVQRMQDELKKYRSGSEILVFPNADHGFHADYRPTFNKQASEEAWAKLLAWFKENKAF; encoded by the coding sequence ATGAAAGAAGATATTGTGAATTCTAATCCAACGGCGCCCACCTTGGACAGACGTGAATTTTTGGTGACGTCGATTTTTGCCGCGGGCATTTATGCCTCGGCGGTTTCGCCGATCCAGGCTCAGACCAAGATCACCACCGACGATGTCGGACTGATCGTCGGCGAGGTCAAAATTCCCGTTGCCGACGGCACGATGCCGGCTTACCGTGCTATGCCGACAAAGGGCAAGAATTTTCCGGTGGTATTGGTAATCCATGAGATTTTTGGCGTGCAAGAGTGGATACAGGACGTTTGCCGGCGTTTTGCTAAGCTTGGCTATATGGCTATCTCTCCTGCGCTGTACGCACGTCAGGGCGAGATCAAGGATCTCAAGGATTCGCGCGAGATAAACCGTCAGATATATTCAAAGATCCCGGACACTCAATCGATGAGCGACCTCGATTCGGCAGTTGCGTGGGCGAAAAACAATAAAGGTAACACAAAAAAGCTGTCTGTCACCGGATTTTGCTGGGGCGGCCGCATCACCTGGCTCTATGCCGCACATAATCCGAAAGTCAGAGCCGGCGGAGCGTGGTACGGCCGCGTTGTGCCGACTCCGAATTCGCCGGTAAACACGCTGCAGCCGACGACGCCGATCGACCATGTAAAGGATTTGAAAGTACCGGTTCTCGGATTGTATGGAGGGCTGGATAAGGGAATCCCGCTCGACGGCGTGCAGCGGATGCAGGATGAATTGAAAAAATACAGATCAGGATCAGAGATCCTTGTCTTCCCAAATGCTGACCACGGGTTTCATGCCGATTATCGTCCCACTTTCAATAAACAGGCATCGGAAGAGGCCTGGGCTAAATTGCTGGCTTGGTTTAAGGAGAACAAGGCTTTTTGA